CGATGAATTTCAATATGTAAAATCGGCTATCAACGTAGGGGCCGTGGGATATATGCTAAAACCTTTGGATTTAAATGAAATTGAAAGCGTTATCAGTAAAGTTAAACAGCGTTGTGACGAAGTTGCAATGAAGAACCGTTCCATGGAGGCGGCCAAAGCCAATATCCTGAAGGAGTTATCTTACGAAAAAAATGAGGATCGTGCTCTTGATCTCGCTTGTAGTTTCAGCCGTCTAACCCGACAATCTGAGACCACACGATATGCAATGGCCTTGTTTAGTATCGATCCCAAGGAGGCTGAAGAGGAACAGCAAAGTCTGGAGGAATGTACGGCTCGGCTGGTGTCTTTTCTCGATCATTTCTTCAAAGCGAAGAACCTGAAAGCGATCTTTGTGGATTACAAGGAAGGAGAGACCGGTGTATTTATGGAAGCGTCCCAACAGCCGGGACATTATGCGTGGGAAGACTTGGCGGAGGCTATTCGTAGTGCCTTGGATTTTACGGTAACGGCTGCTGTAGGCGGACAAGAGACCGAGTTATCCAACATTCACTGTCTGTATGAACAGACGCGAACCATCTTGAACGAGCGTTTCTATGAAGGTACAGGCACGATTATTCATGCGGAGAAGCTTTCGAACCAGTTTTATACAGAGCATATGCCCCCTTTTGAACAAAAGGAATGGTTTGAGGCCATTAACCGACTAGACTTTGAATGGGCTGCACAGAAGCTGCATGGGTATATTGAGGGATTGGCAACACTGCGAGTCAAGAAAAAAATCATCTGCGACTGGTCAATAGATCTCGTTAATGAGCTGCTGGAGCAGCTTCATAAACCTGTTCCAAAGCGGGCTGAGCTGTATCATTCCATCTATAATGCACTGACTCTGCATGAGATCGAGGATCTGATTCTCGGTACT
The window above is part of the Paenibacillus sp. 1781tsa1 genome. Proteins encoded here:
- a CDS encoding response regulator — encoded protein: MYSIFLVDDEELGLEMMRDYIRWEEMGIYIMGTASNGREALEKIEATQPDIVLTDVQMPIMNGIDLARKIHESYDSIQVMFLTGHDEFQYVKSAINVGAVGYMLKPLDLNEIESVISKVKQRCDEVAMKNRSMEAAKANILKELSYEKNEDRALDLACSFSRLTRQSETTRYAMALFSIDPKEAEEEQQSLEECTARLVSFLDHFFKAKNLKAIFVDYKEGETGVFMEASQQPGHYAWEDLAEAIRSALDFTVTAAVGGQETELSNIHCLYEQTRTILNERFYEGTGTIIHAEKLSNQFYTEHMPPFEQKEWFEAINRLDFEWAAQKLHGYIEGLATLRVKKKIICDWSIDLVNELLEQLHKPVPKRAELYHSIYNALTLHEIEDLILGTAEDAVSMLGERFMDKNAKLIHKVRTLIDQNYNQPITINSLSDQVYLSPNYLRSIFKDKTGMTIHDYLTRIRLDKARELLADGSLKIHDIAQNVGYESTSYFISLFLKTQGVTPNEYRKSI